The following are encoded together in the Ictalurus punctatus breed USDA103 chromosome 1, Coco_2.0, whole genome shotgun sequence genome:
- the LOC108270505 gene encoding C-C chemokine receptor type 5 has protein sequence MALTYSSNMTNSSNTSDDYNDYYAMAPDMYQTCNNNNVRAFSQVFLPTLYSIVFIVGFIGNGMVLCVLIKYHNRSNVTDVCLFNLALSDLLFLISLPFWGHYAAISEWTFGGFMCHAVTALYMLGFYGSIFFMILMTVDRYAVIVHAHNSLFSKHRSVRAGIAVAFFMWALSLGASLPTIIFSKVKNESDGSTCKVEYPQGTAWESFSYIELNILGLIIPLSVMVFCYSRIIPILMALKSQKKHKAVRLILVLIIIFFLFWTPYNIVVFLKFLHKLGYMNTCQWEQDRHMAMQWVETIAFSHCCLNPIIYAFVGQKFRNLVLKILKEWFPVCFGQCTTIVSEFSERRSAMYSRSSEISTTKIM, from the exons ATGGCTCTGACATACTCCAGCAATATGACAAACTCCAGCAATACAT cTGATGATTACAACGATTACTATGCCATGGCTCCTGACATGTACCAGAcgtgcaacaacaacaatgtaagGGCCTTCAGCCAAGTCTTCCTTCCTACCCTCTACAGCATTGTCTTCATTGTGGGATTCATTGGCAATGGCATGGTGTTATGTGTCCTTATCAAGTACCACAACAGGTCAAATGTGACAGATGTGTGTCTCTTCAACCTGGCCCTTTCAGACCTCCTCTTCCTGATCTCATTGCCTTTCTGGGGCCATTACGCCGCCATCTCTGAGTGGACCTTCGGGGGCTTCATGTGTCATGCAGTGACAGCACTCTACATGCTGGGATTCTATGGAAGTATCTTCTTCATGATCCTCATGACTGTAGACCGCTATGCCGTCATTGTCCATGCCCATAACTCTCTCTTCTCCAAGCACCGGTCTGTCAGAGCTGGCATAGCTGTGGCTTTCTTTATGTGGGCACTTAGCTTGGGAGCTTCTCTGCCAACCATCATTTTCTCCAAAGTGAAGAATGAATCAGATGGTAGTACATGCAAGGTGGAATATCCACAAGGGACAGCATGGGAGTCCTTCTCTTACATTGAGCTGAACATCCTCGGCTTGATCATTCCTCTCTCAGTGATGGTGTTCTGCTACTCGCGTATCATCCCCATCTTAATGGCCTTGAAGTCTCAGAAGAAACACAAAGCTGTCAGGCTCATCCTTGTCTTGATCattattttcttcctcttctggaCGCCCTACAACATAGTCGTCTTCCTGAAGTTCCTGCACAAATTGGGCTACATGAACACCTGTCAGTGGGAACAGGACCGGCATATGGCTATGCAGTGGGTGGAAACCATAGCGTTTAGTCACTGCTGCCTCAACCCCATAATCTATGCCTTTGTGGGGCAGAAATTCAGAAATTTAGTTCTCAAGATTCTGAAAGAGTGGTTTCCTGTTTGCTTTGGTCAGTGCACAACAATTGTCAGTGAGTTCTCAGAGAGAAGGAGCGCTATGTACTCACGCTCCTCAGAGATATCCACGACAAAGATTATGTAG
- the LOC108270504 gene encoding C-C chemokine receptor type 5-like gives MAMTYSNNMTYSNSTPEDYSDYNQIQNGDNFQLCSNNNVMTFSQVILPSLYSIVFIVGFIGNGLVLCVLVKYHNRSNVTDVCLFNLALSDLLFLISLPFWAHYAAISEWTFGGFLCHAVTALYMLGFYGSIFFMILMTVDRYAVIVHAHNSLFSKNRSVRAGIVVAFFMWALSLGASLPTIIFSKVKNESDGSTCKVEYPQGTAWESFSYIELNIVSLIFPLLVMVFCYSRIIPVLMAMKSQKKHKAVKLILVLIIIFFLFWTPYNIVVFLKFLHKLGYMYTCQWEQDLHMAMQWVETIAFSHCCLNPIIYAFVGQKFRNLVLKILKEWFPVCFGQCTTIVSEFSDRRSSMYSRSSEISTTKII, from the exons ATGGCTATGACATACTCCAATAATATGACGTACTCCAACAGTACAC cTGAAGACTACTCTGACTATAATCAAATCCAAAATGGAGACAACTTCCAGCTCTGCAGCAACAACAATGTAATGACCTTTAGCCAAGtcatccttccttccctctACAGCATTGTCTTCATTGTGGGATTCATTGGAAATGGCCTGGTGCTGTGTGTCCTTGTCAAGTACCACAACAGGTCAAATGTGACAGATGTGTGTCTCTTCAACCTGGCCCTTTCAGACCTCCTCTTCCTGATCTCATTGCCTTTCTGGGCTCACTACGCCGCCATCTCTGAGTGGACTTTCGGGGGCTTCCTGTGTCATGCAGTGACAGCGCTCTACATGCTGGGATTCTATGGAAGTATCTTCTTCATGATCCTCATGACTGTAGACCGCTATGCCGTCATTGTCCATGCCCATAACTCTCTCTTCTCCAAGAACCGATCTGTCAGAGCTGGCATAGTTGTGGCTTTCTTTATGTGGGCACTTAGCTTGGGAGCTTCTCTGCCAACCATCATTTTCTCCAAAGTGAAGAATGAATCAGATGGTAGTACATGCAAGGTGGAATATCCACAAGGGACAGCATGGGAGTCCTTCTCTTACATTGAGCTAAACATCGTCAGCTTGATTTTTCCTCTCTTGGTGATGGTGTTTTGCTACTCGCGTATCATCCCAGTCTTAATGGCCATGAAGTCTCAGAAGAAACACAAAGCTGTCAAGCTCATACTTGTCTTGATCattattttcttcctcttctggaCGCCCTACAACATCGTCGTCTTCCTGAAGTTCCTGCACAAATTGGGTTACATGTACACCTGTCAGTGGGAACAGGACCTGCACATGGCTATGCAGTGGGTGGAAACCATAGCGTTCAGTCACTGCTGCCTCAACCCCATAATCTACGCCTTTGTGGGGCAGAAATTCAGAAATTTAGTTCTCAAGATTCTGAAAGAGTGGTTTCCTGTTTGCTTTGGTCAGTGCACAACAATTGTCAGTGAGTTCTCAGACAGAAGGAGCTCTATGTACTCACGCTCCTCAGAGATATCCACGACAAAGATTATTTAG
- the LOC108270521 gene encoding C-C chemokine receptor type 5, with amino-acid sequence MAMTYSNNMTYSNSTPEDYSEYNLIQDSDSRFQLCNNNNVMTFSQVILPSLYSIVFIVGFIGNGLVLCVLVKYHNRSNVTDVCLFNLALSDLLFLISLPFWAHYAAISEWTFGGFMCHAVTALYMMGFYGSIFFMILMTVDRYAVIVRAHNSLFSKHRSVRAGIAVALFMWALSLGASLPTIIFSKVKNESDGSTCKVEYPQGTAWESFSYIKLNIVSLIFPLLVMVFCYSRIIPVLMAMKSQKKHKAVKLILVLIIIFFLFWTPYNIVIFLKFLHKLGYMNTCQWEQDRHMAMQWVETIAFSHCCLNPIIYAFVGQKFRNLVLKILKEWFPVCFGQCTTIVSEFSDRRSSIYSRSSEISTTKIM; translated from the exons ATGGCTATGACATACTCCAATAATATGACGTACTCCAACAGTACAC ctgaagaCTACTCTGAATATAATCTAATCCAAGATTCAGATTCCCGATTCCAGctctgcaacaacaacaatgtaatGACCTTTAGCCAAGtcatccttccttccctctACAGCATTGTCTTCATTGTGGGATTCATTGGAAATGGCCTGGTGCTGTGTGTCCTTGTCAAGTACCACAACAGGTCAAATGTGACAGATGTGTGCCTCTTCAACCTGGCCCTTTCAGACCTCCTCTTCCTAATCTCATTGCCTTTCTGGGCTCACTATGCTGCCATCTCTGAGTGGACTTTTGGGGGCTTCATGTGTCATGCAGTGACAGCGCTCTACATGATGGGATTCTATGGAAGTATCTTCTTCATGATCCTCATGACTGTAGACCGCTATGCCGTCATTGTCCGTGCCCATAACTCTCTCTTCTCCAAGCACCGGTCTGTCAGAGCTGGCATAGCTGTGGCTTTGTTTATGTGGGCACTTAGCTTGGGAGCTTCTCTGCCAACCATCATTTTCTCCAAAGTGAAGAATGAATCAGATGGTAGTACATGCAAGGTGGAATATCCACAAGGGACAGCATGGGAGTCCTTCTCTTACATTAAGCTGAACATCGTCAGCTTGATTTTTCCTCTCTTGGTGATGGTGTTTTGCTACTCGCGTATCATCCCAGTCTTAATGGCCATGAAGTCTCAGAAGAAACACAAAGCTGTCAAGCTCATACTTGTCTTGATCattattttcttcctcttctggaCGCCCTACAACATCGTCATCTTCCTGAAGTTCCTGCACAAATTGGGCTACATGAACACCTGTCAGTGGGAACAGGACCGGCATATGGCTATGCAGTGGGTGGAAACCATAGCGTTCAGTCACTGCTGCCTCAACCCCATAATCTATGCCTTTGTGGGGCAGAAATTCAGAAATTTAGTTCTCAAGATTCTGAAAGAGTGGTTTCCTGTTTGCTTTGGTCAGTGCACAACAATCGTCAGTGAGTTCTCAGACAGAAGGAGCTCTATTTACTCACGCTCCTCAGAGATATCCACGACAAAGATTATGTAG
- the si:cabz01093077.1 gene encoding C-C chemokine receptor type 4 — MEQTGTTERMTTMDTTMNFNSTDNYYDYIEPCSHESALNLTFMVTIFYLVFALGLLGNGMILWMLLKIMRIKTMTDVCLLNLAISDLITVLSLPLWAIYFQKNLLNSNSMCKLMVGTYQLGFYSGILFVMLMSLDRYMAIVHAVASLGARTLRYAITASLVIWTISFSAALPGALFHNMIKDVDNNTQCDWDVKDGSVRTWKLFLNFSQNTVGLFVSLPVTIYCYVRILLVLRRTKNSKRGRAMKLIFAIVAVFVVFWVPYNIAVFLKTLQDLEIGDTCQSNQQVSIALSVTETIALTHCCVNPVIYAFVGEKFRKCLAREFSKWLLCAKFYKPASTYSKTSENETSNTPV, encoded by the exons ATGGAGCAAACTGGAACCACAGAAAG AATGACCACTATGGACACCACTATGAACTTTAATAGCACTGATAATTATTACGATTACATAGAGCCTTGCTCTCATGAGTCTGCGTTGAACCTGACGTTCATGGTTACCATCTTCTACCTGGTATTTGCCCTTGGACTTCTGGGTAATGGTATGATTTTGTGGATGTTGCTGAAGATCATGCGCATAAAAACCATGACAGATGTGTGCCTGCTAAACCTGGCAATTTCTGACCTGATCACCGTGCTCTCACTGCCTTTGTGGGCGATTTACTTCCAGAAGAATTTACTTAATTCTAATTCCATGTGCAAACTCATGGTTGGTACCTATCAACTGGGCTTCTACAGTGGCATACTTTTTGTGATGCTGATGAGCCTTGACCGCTACATGGCCATTGTCCACGCAGTGGCATCTTTAGGAGCACGGACTTTGCGTTACGCCATTACTGCTAGCCTTGTCATCTGGACCATCTCTTTCTCCGCTGCACTCCCAGGGGCCCTTTTCCACAACATGATCAAAGATGTGGATAACAACACACAGTGTGATTGGGATGTCAAAGATGGATCAGTCAGGACGTGGAAGCTGTTCCTTAATTTTAGCCAAAATACAGTAGGGCTCTTTGTCTCACTGCCTGTCACAATCTACTGCTATGTCAGGATCCTCCTAGTGCTAAGGAGAACAAAGAACTCCAAGCGAGGACGAGCCATGAAGTTAATTTTCGCCATTGTTGCCGTCTTCGTGGTCTTCTGGGTACCATACAACATAGCCGTATTTCTGAAGACCCTGCAGGACTTGGAAATTGGTGATACGTGTCAGAGCAATCAACAGGTATCTATTGCCCTGAGTGTGACTGAGACCATTGCATTAACCCACTGTTGTGTAAATCCTGTGATCTATGCTTTTGTTGGAGAAAAATTCAGGAAATGTCTGGCCAGAGAGTTTTCAAAATGGCTACTTTGTGCAAAGTTTTACAAACCAGCATCGACGTATTCGAAAACCTCAGAAAATGAGACATCCAACACACCTGTATAA